GAGCCACCATCTTTTACTAATACGGTATAATGCGGATCGATATAATCATAATCCTGGGTATCATATTTATGATTGGACGGAGAGACGAACAGGGGATTGAAGTATACCACTTCCACCCCCAGATCTTGCAGATAATCCAGTTTTTCTTTGACGCCTTGCAAATCTCCGCCATAAAAGCGACCGATGTCCCGGCTCTTTACCGGAGCATCCCAGTCTTCCACGCCTTCTACCGGCTCCCCGATATAAAGATATTCCCTGGTTTCCACATTATTCTTTGGATTCCCGTTGCAAAACCGATCCACGAAAATCTGATACATAACTGCGCCTTTTGCCCAGTCCGGTGTGGAAAAGCCCGGCGTGATCCGAAATGCATAATACTCTACGATTTCATCCGATACTCCACATCGGTTGAAGTAACAGATCTCGGATCCTTTGCGGATCTGAAAACAATAGGTAAAAATCTGTTCCCCCAGCGTCTGTCTGATCTCATAATAATCAAATTCACCACGGGTCTCTGTCTTTTCTAAAGGAAAGGCGCCATCTCTTGTCAGGAGTAAGACTTCATCCACATCCTGTTTTGCCGTACGGAATCTTAACGTAATCTCTTCATGCAATGCCGGCTCCGGCGGGATCACATATGATCCCGTTCCATCACAAAACAACGCCTGTCTGTTCATGTCTGCCTCCTGTTACATTATGCCTGTTCTTCCGGTTGTTCTGCGGCTGTTTCTCCGTCAGCATTTGCTTCGGTCTGAGCCGCTCCGTCTGCCTGTGCATCTGCATTGTTTACCGGATATGCATCAAACAGTGCTTCAAATTCCTCCCGGTTGATCTTCTCTTTCTCCAGAAGAACCTTCGCACATGCCTGCAGAACAGGATCATATTCTTTCAAAAGTGCTTTCGCCTTTGCGTAACATTCATCAATGATCCGTTTTACTTCCTGATCAATGGTGCCTGCCACGCTTTCTCCGTAACCTCTGGATGTATGTCCGAAGTCCCGTCCGATAAACACTTCATCGCTGTCATTATCATAGTTTACAAGGCCAAGTTCCTCTGACATACCAAACTTGGTTACCATGGATTTGGCGATTGCAGTTGCCTGTTTGATATCCTGAGAAGCTCCGGTGGTAATGTCGTCGAAAACTTCCTCCTCTGCCACACGTCCGCCAAGGGATACTGTAATCTCCTGAAGCATCTTGCCCTTGGTATTAAACATCTCATCTTTTTCCGGCAACGGCATGGTATAACCGCCCGCTCCGCCTGTCGGTACGATGGAGACACTGTAAACCGGTCCCACATCCGGAAGCAGATGGAATAAAATCGCATGGCCTGCTTCGTGGTATGCCGTGATCCGGCGTTCTTTCTCTGATACGATCCGGCTCTTCTTCTCGGTTCCGATGCCCACTTTCACAAAGGCATGACGGATATCCGACTGTTTGATGAAGACACGGTTTTCTTTGGCTGCCACGATCGCTGCCTCATTTAACAGATTCTCCAGGTCCGCTCCGGTAAATCCTGCGGTCGTCTGTGCGATCTGCTTCAGATCCACATCATCTGCCAGAGGTTTATTCTTGGCATGAACAGCAAGAATCTCTTCTCTTCCCTGCACATCCGGACGTCCCACAATCACATCCCGGTCAAAACGTCCCGGTCTTAAGATCGCCGGATCCAGAATATCTTTCCGGTTGGTAGCTGCCATCACGATGATTCCTTCGTTGACACCAAAACCGTCCATCTCTACCAGCAACTGGTTCAGAGTCTGTTCTCTCTCGTCGTGTCCGCCGCCCAGGCCGCTTCCTCTCCGGCGCGCCACGGCATCAATCTCATCAATAAAGATAATACACGGAGCATTTTTCTTGGCATCCTGGAACAGATCCCGGACACGGGATGCCCCTACGCCCACGAACATTTCCACGAAATCCGAACCGGAAATGGTAAAGAACGGTACACCCGCCTCTCCTGCAACTGCCTTTGCGAGCAGGGTCTTACCGGTTCCCGGAGGACCCTCCAGAAGGACTCCTTTTGGGATACGTGCACCCACCTGGATGTATTTCTGTGGTGCTTTTAAGAAATCTACGATCTCTTCCAACTGTTCTTTTTCTTCTTTTAATCCGGCCACATTTTCAAATGTCACCCGCTTGTCCTGATCGGTACTCATTCTTGCCCGACTCTTTCCGAAGCTCATAGCCTTTGCATTGGCTCCACCACCCTGCCGGTTCATCAGCATAAAGAGCAGCGCCACGCCCAACAGCATGATCAGAGTCGGTGCCAGAGTCTGGCTGAACCAGGTCTCCTGCGGAACATTTTCCAGTTCATAATCGATCTTCGCATCTTCCAGAACCTTCTCTGCCTCTTTTACATCTGAGACATTGACGGTATAAATCGTATCGTCTCCATCCATGGAAATCGTCAGGACTCCGGTTGGAACCTCTTTATTCTGGCTGATCGATACGTCTGTTACCTGATCTTTTTCCACCGCCTTTACAAAGGATTGATAGCTGATGGTGTTCCCACGCACCTGCACCCGGTTGGTAAACCAGAACACAAAGAACGCAAGTGCCACGAACATCAAAAGCGTCAGTCCGCTGGTGCCTTTATAGTTTCTGTTCTTATTCAACTTCAGTTACCCCTTCCTATTCCAGACCTTCAACTACACCGATGTATGGAAGGTTCCGATACTTCTGCGCATAATCCAGTCCGTATCCTACTACGAATTCGTCCGGAATCTCAAAGCCTACATAATCTACTTTTACATCTTTTTCTCTGCGGTCCGGTTTGTCCAGAAGCGTGCAAAGATGCATGCTCTTCGGTCCTCTCTTCTTCAGGACATCCAGCAGATAGTACAGGGTATTTCCGGAATCAATGATATCCTCCACAACCAGCACTTCTTTTCCTTCTAGGCTTTCGTCCAGATCTTTTGTGATCTTTACGATTCCGCTGGACTGGGTTCCGTCTCCGTAACTTCCGACACTCATGAAGTCAAGAGAAACCGGGATGGTAATTCTCTTAGCCAGCTCACAAAGGAAGAACACGCCACCTTTCAGAACACAGATCAAATGTACCTGTTTACCGGCATAATCTTCGCTGATCTGTTTACCCAGTTCTTCAATCCTGCGATCCACATCCTCTTCTGAAACCAATACTCTAATTTTCTCTGCCATTTTGCTTATCCTCCGTTTTTCTCAGTTCTATTTGCAAAATCTTTTTTGTTTCTTCTTTTACCCGGTAGCTGTCCCCTCTCCTGTATCCCGGGATCCACAGGATCTCTTTACCTGCCGCGACCAGTAAAATACCGGACCTTTGTTCCGCCGGAATCTTCTCATTAATAAAGAAAGATTTCAGCTTCTGACGGTGGCCTGAATCGTCCACCACCAGATAATCTCCCGGCTCTCTGAACCTGATTTCCAAATTACAGTTCATTATATCATAATCAAACCATTTCGTGTAGGGGGTTTGGGGCAGTTGTTCCGGGGAAAATCCATGGTTTTTTTCAATAATTTTACAGATGATTTCCGCCTTTGCTCCGGGAAAGGCTGTCCGCCCCGGGATTTGCAAAATACAGTTTCCTTTTTTCTTGTCTCCATCTGATTTTGTCGCTTCCTGGTTTTTCTGTTTTTCACCTTCCCGCTCCATCTTTTTCAGACCCGTATTCTCAGAATATATACTTTTATTCCAAAGTTTCTTCCGAATCTTCACACCCTCATAATCCCGGATAGCCTCCAGATTGTAAGGCAGATCGATCCGACGTCCGCTCTGGCGTTCAAACAATTCTAAGATCTGCTGCACATGGACTGCTTCCAGATCTTTTTCCCGTCCCGCCTGTTCTGCCAGAACTTTTCGAACCAGCGACTGGCGCAGATAGGGATGCAGCCGGTACAAGGGAGCTTTTCGAAGACGGATTTCTTTTCTTATTTCATACTTTTCAGACAACGTCCTACCGTCAGGTATTTCTCCGTTCTGTCCGTTTACATTTTCCGAAAAGTCCGGCACTCTTTCCACACACGCTTCCATATGTGCTGTCACTTCCTGCTCCACATAATCCTGAAGACTCCACATCTGCTCCATCCAGGCGCCGATATGCTCCGAAGCCTTTGCGTTGACCTGTGTCTCCAGCGTCGGAAGGATCTGGTGCCGGATCCGGTTTCTGGTATATTCATCCTCCAGATTCGTCGAATCCGTCCTCCAGGAAATGTGCTGTTCCTCCAGCCAGCTTTCGATTTCTTTTCGCCCCACACCAAGCAACGGTCTGACATAACTTCCATTTACCGGTCGCATACCACCGGCTCCTTTCAGACCGCTTCCTCTGGAAAGATGGAACAAAAAGGTCTCTGCATTATCATCCCTGTGATGGGCCAGCACGATTTTGTCCGCCTTTTCTTCCTTGCAGATCTTCTCGAAACACTGTCTGCGAAAAATCCGTCCCGCCTCTTCTTCCGAGAGTTTCTCCGCTTTCGCCAGCTCCGGAACCTTGCCGGAACATATCCGAATCTTCACGCCCAACCTTTCGCACAAATTTTCCACAAACCTTTGATCTTCCATCGCCTCTTCGCCACGGATCCCGTGATTCACATGAACCGCAATCAGCTCCATTCCCAGTTCTTCACACAGATTTTTCAGCACAAAAAGCAGGCATACCGAATCTGCTCCTCCGGATATGCCCGCCACCAATCTGTCTCCTGATCGGAACAACTGCCAGGTCTTGGAAAATGTTTTCACCTTCTGATATAAATTCTCTGTTTTCATGTTCTTTATTATACGGAACCCCTTGGACTTTGTCAAAATCCCTTTTCACACATTCTCGTCACATTCCGATTCCTTTTCGCCCCTGCTTTTCTTCCCTGTTCCCATCCATTTCTTTGCTAATTGCCATTCATATGCAGAATCATCCGTGCAGCGACTCACACCTCCCAGATTCCAACCACCAGCACCGTCATATCATCCAGCGGTGCTTCCCCGTTCCAGCTCAGCACCTGTTCCAGAATATAATGCGCCATTTCTTTTGGATTCTGCTTCGCCGTTCCCTGAATCATCATTTCCAGAATCAGATCCTGCTCTCCTACCGGAAGCGCATCCATCACCCCGTCCGTCACCATGATCAGAAAATCTCCATCTCCCAGAATCCGCTTCGTACTGTCAATCTCAATGGTGTGGAGCACCCCAATCGGCAGACTGGTAGAAGTCAGGTGTTCCACCTGATCTTCCCGCCGGATAAACGTGGACGATGCACCGGCCTTGATAATCTCACAGGTTCCCGTATAAAGATCAAAAATACTCATATCGATGGTAGAAAAATGGATTTCTTCCCTCCCCATGACCAATGTGGTATTGATCATCTGGATCGCCGTTTTTGGCGGAAAGCCTGCTTCCAGCAGTTCTTCCAGAAGATCCAGCACCATCTGGCTTTCCTTTTTCGCCTTTTCACCGGCACCCATTCCATCGGAAAGCACCGCGCTTTTCTGCCCGCCCGGCAGTTCCATCATAGAAAAACTGTCTCCCGAAATCTGACTGCAGCCTTTTCCGATCTTCGCCACACCCTGCATGGTATAAAATGCCGGTCCTTCTTCAAAAATCAGTGTCGCATAATCTTTCCCCACTACCTGCCTCTGTCCATAAGCCGGAACCATCCGGTGTCCGAAGGTCTGGGAGACAATTTTCGCCATTTCCCGCACCATCATGCAAGTCTTGTCCATCATGCGAACGATCATCTGAATCTTGTGTTTTCCGTCTTTCGTCAGAAAAAATGTCAGACTCAGCACCCGTACTTTTTCTTTTCGAAGCCGGGTTGTCAGTTTCTTTTCCATCCGCTCCTCTTCGTAAATACTGTCTTCCAGCTCCCTCGCTGTCGTCCGGATCATATCTGCAAAAGTATCCATCTGGATGGCGCAGCCTTTCCTGCTTTGAATCATCCGATTCTGCCAGAGCATGTTCTGTTTGGCATTCCGAAACACTTCCAGCGTTCTTCTCAGAAACCTCGGTGCCATCACACAACGCTGCTGCAGTTTCCGTTTTGTCTCCACATTCAGCTCGCTTCCGTAACTCTCCACAGCCGACAGAATCTCATAGCCCATCTGATAAGTATGTACAAAATTTTCACCCCAGCACCACTGGCATTTTTCACACTGCTCACATACCGTTTCCTTTACATGCTGAAACATGCGCTCGATCTCTTCACTGGTAAATTTATTTTTCTTATCCTCCAGTTCCAGAAATGTACTGGATAACTGTTTCAATGAATTTGCATATTTTTCAATCTGAACCACATATGGGCTCGCGTGCAGCACCTGCTCTTCTTCCATTCTCCATCTCTGCCTTTCACTTTCCTATACTATAAACCACATCCCGGCCTGTTCCGGGATTGTATGTGGTTACCAAGATTTTAAGCAAGCCTGGACTTCAGCTCACCACTGACCAACTAAAAAAGATCCACCGGATCTTTTTGTCGTATGCTTGGCAAAAAAAGAGCCCTGGGATTTTCCCAAAGCTCTTCATTCGTATCTTTCTGATTTATTCTGCCGGCTCAAACACAATCTCGTCCGGATCTACCAGTCCTAATTTCTCTCGTGCCACGTCCTTGACGTACTCGTCGGACTGGACATATTCCTGATATTCTTCCACTTCGGAAGAACGTTCTTTTTCTTTCTCAATCTCCTGATTCAGTTCCGCTTCCTGGCTCTTGTATTCGTTGTTCTTTGCCTGAAGCGTCATGGAACGAAATGCCATCATCCCCGTCATCAAAAGAAGCACCGTCGATACCAGCACCACAGTCCGTTTGAACTGTCTGGCACTGCGTCTCTTCCTGCGCCCGCTGCTCGTTCTCTTATTCATATACTCACCCATTCTGACAGAAAAAGCCGTCATTTTCAGACCTTCTGTCACCCCTTAATCTTATAACTATATTACTTGGTTTTCCGATGGTTTTCAAGTTTTTTTGCCACCATTTTTTCAGAAATCCACCCACATACAACACCTAGTATGAAGTACCATCTTACAACCCCATAAGTAGTAAAATATAGTTGATAAAATCCATAAATACTGATCCCAATCCAGTAAAAAATGTCTTCGACCGCTACCATTTTTCCGGAATGACGGATCAGTTTGCGAAAAAGTTTCAGAATCTCATACGCGCACGCAGAAACTACGCCCGTCAGAAAGGCGCAGAGAAAAACGCCGACTTCCCGCTCCAGTCCCATTATCATTTCAGCAGCCTGTTCCAGAAAGAATTCCCGCTTTTTCCGGCAATCCCTTCCGCAGAAGAATAAACCAAGCTGTCAATATTTCCAGCCAGATCTACTTCTCCCTTTTCCACGCTCAGCCGGTTCACATGCAGATCACTCCCTTTTACCATCAGCATGCCCTGTTCCGTCTCCAGCAAAATCTCATTAATATCAAAGGAAAGCACATCCAGAACTCCTGTTACCGTCCCGGAGCGCCGATTATTGAGCACAACCTTATGTGCTTTTTGCACCTGTCTTTCTTCCATCCCCATTTTGTCCCTTCCGGCTTTTTAGAAATATATGACAGGCTTTCTTTTTTTATGCTTCCTTTTTCCGATCGTTCCATCTCTTTTGCAACGATTCCTTCGCGCCATTTTTCAGATTTTTAGAGGTATTTAAACAATTCTTTCGCTTCCTCTTTCTTGGTGGTATCCTGCAGATCCAGGACTTCTACCTTCACCGTTCGGGTTCCGAACTGGATCTCGATGATATCTCCCACTTTTACTTTTACAGATGCCTTCGCCACGGTTCCGTTGACCGTTACACGACCGGCATCACAGGCTTCATTTGCCACAGTCCGGCGTTTGATCAGCCGGGACACTTTTAAAAACTTATCCAGTCTCATCTATGATCTCCTTTTCTATAACATCTTCCATGTACGCCGCAGTGTGCATCCTCGCGGAGCGTTTTTAGGTATCGGACAATAGTCCTATATATCAATAGAAACTTGCTTGCTAGTTTCTCGCGCCTGCGGTGGTCGCTTGCGACATCTTCCCTGTGCACCGCAGTGCGCATCCCCGCGGAGCGTTTTTAGGTATCGGACAATAGTCCGATACCTAAAAAAATGCCGCGCATGACACAACCGTCACACGCGACACTCATTCACATTCACTAAACTCTTCTGTTCAACCAAACGATTACTCGTTTACTGCATCTTTCAGAGCTTTACCAGCTTTGAACTTCGGCGCCTTGCAAGCAGCGATATTCATGGTCTTACCTGTCTGAGGATTTCTTCCCTCTCTTGCAGCTCTCTTGCTGATCTCAAATGTACCAAATCCTACTAACTGAACTTTCTGATCTGCTTTCAGCTGAGCAGTTACTACGTCAACAAATGCCTTCAGAGCTTTCTCAGAATCCTTCTTGGATAAATCTGCTTTCTCAGCGATTGCTGCTACTAATTCTGTTTTGTTCATGAATGTTTCCTCCTCTTATTTTATGGAACAATGATCTATCTATATGAGCTTGTCCCACTCATTCATATTATGAGCGCGTCCTCACATAATGTTATACCTGTTCCCCCTGTATTTGTCAAGGATTTTTCCCTATCTGGCGGCTTTTTACGCGCCAAATGCATACCGTTTGCGTTATTAGAGCATCTTATCAATCATCTGAAGGACAGCTTCACCCATTTCCTCGGATTTCTCGTCTGCATCTTCCAGAGAAGTTCCCTTTACTCCGTAGTAGAATTTTACTTTTGGCTCTGTACCGGAAGGACGTACACACAGCCAGGTTCCGTCCGGCATATCATAGTACAGAACATTGGAATTCGGCAGACCTGTTGTGGTAACTTCGCCTGTCTCCATATCCTGAACCGTGTCTTTCTTGTAGTCTCTTGCCTTGAGCACTTTGTATCCTGCGATCTCAGCCGGCGGATTCTTACGCAGCGTCTCCAGGATCTCCTGGATCTTAGCCAGTCCCTCGATTCCTTTCAGGGTAATGGACTGGATAGCGTCTTTGTAGTATCCGTATCTTTCGTACATCTCGATCATCGCATCCCACAAAGTCTTGCCCTGAGTCTTGTAATAAGCGGCTGCCTCGCAGAGTGCCATGGTTGCAACGATTGCGTCTTTGTCTCTTGCATGCGTTCCGATCAGACATCCGTAACTCTCTTCAAATCCAAACAGATACTGTCCTTTTCCGGTCTGTTCAAATCCAAGGATCTGCTGTCCGATATACTTGAATCCGGTCAGGACCTCGATCAGTCCGACTCCGTAATATTCTGCAATGGCGTCTGCCATGTTGGAGGTTACGATGGTCTTGATCAGTTTGCCGTCTTCCGGAAGTCCGTACAGTGCTTTTCTCTGTCCGATCTCATAATCTGCCAGCAGACATCCGGACATATTTCCGGTCAGGACTTTGTATTCTCCGGACTTGCTATCTTTGACATAAACACCCAGACGGTCTGCATCCGGATCCGTAGCCAGTACGATATCCGCATCCACTTCTTTTGCCAGCTTCAGTCCCAGTTCAAAAGCTTCTGCTGCTTCCGGGTTCGGATAGGAAACGGTCGGGAATTCTCCGTCCGGCAGTTCCTGTTCTTTTACGACATATACATTTTCAAATCCCAGTTCTTTTAAGATACGACGTGCCGGAATATTACCGGTACCATGCAGCGGGCTGTATACGATCTTCAGGTCTTTTCCGACTGCATCAATGGCGTCCTGATGGAGCACCTGTTTCTTTAATTCCGCAATATAAGTATCATCTACTTCTTTGCCGATCACTTCATACAGACCTTTTGCCTTTGCTTCGTCAAGCGGCATGGTCTTCATTGTCGTATAATCTACGACTGCCTTTACTTCGTCCATGATTCCCTTGTCATGAGGCGGTGTAATCTGCGCGCCGTCCTCCCAGTATACTTTATATCCGTTGTACTCCGGTGGATTGTGGCTCGCAGTGATGTTGATTCCTGCGATACATCCCAGTTTGCGGACTGCGTAAGACAGTTCCGGTGTCGGGCGAAGAGATTCGAAGACATAAGCCTTGATTCCGTTTGCCGCAAGACAAAGAGCTGCTTCATCTGCAAATTCTGGAGACATCCGTCTGGAATCAAATGCAATTGCAACTCCCTTGTCAGCATTTCCACTCTTCTGTATGTAATTTGCAAGTCCCTGTGTTGCTTTTCTTACAGTATAAATATTCATACGGTTGGTTCCGGCTCCGATCACACCACGAAGTCCGGCTGTTCCAAATTCCAAATCCGTATAAAAGCGTTCTTTTATTTCATTTTCATCATCTTTCAGACCTTCCAGCTCTGCCTTTGTGTCTGCATCAAAATATGGATTTGACAGCCATTCTTGGTATCTTTCCTTGTACTCCATCTTTGTACCTCCTGAAAATCATTTCTTCTCTATATTATACAACATGTGTCTATAAATGGAAAGAAAATATCTTCTCAATGAGCGCGATTTTCCCCTCCGTCTGTGACACGCAGATCTTTAATTTTTCGGTATTTTTCTGAGGCACCCACGCTTTGTTGGAATGATAGTAGGAATTGGCGATCTTCCAGAATTTTTCCGGATAGAGAAGCCGAAGTGCCAGATATTCTTTCTCTGCTTTTTCCAGCGGCCTGACTCCGTCATAGGCTTCCAACATCTTTACGCCCAGACTTTCCTTCCACCCATGTTTTTCCATCACCTTTCGGAAAAAATAATAAAAATCTGCCATCTGGATTTCTATATGAAACCGTTCAAATCCGGTGGTTGCAATCTCTCCTTGGACAAACAGAAGATTGTGATAATTATAATCCCCATGAACCAGGCATTTCCTGACAAGACTTTCCCGATACAGGGCATCATATCCCGTCCTTTCCAGCCGCTGTATCACCAGATCTGCCAGCCGGTTCATTTCCTCAAAATGTCTCAGATACAACAATTCAAATTCATCTTTCCGGCTTCTGCATCGAATGTACTCCCTTACCTTTCTCAGTTCCCGGTTGTGCCGCAGATAGTCTTCCTTCAGATTTCCTCCGCAGACCGGTTCCGAAAATATTGCTCTGTTCCATTCATTCTCAATGCCCGATCCCATTTCCGTTTTCGCTTCGTCCGTTTCATCCCGTTGTTCGGTCTGCCCCTGTCCCTTTCCGACAATGGAGTTACCGTCCCGCCAGAACATGACTTGATGCAGCCTCGCCAGATTCCGGACACTTTGCAGGACTTCCGTCTCTTTTCTCACATCACATTCCCTGCCGGTAAACCAGTGTTTCAACAGATAATGTGTGCCGTCCCGGTAGACACTGAGACAGTTGCCTTCTTTGGTCAGAACCGGAAGATCCACCCGTTCAAATCCCTCTTCTTTCAGTTGAAGGCAGAGTTGATACAGCAGCGGCGCACGCTTTTCCGAAAAATGAACCTCTTTTAAGAGCAGTCCTCCCTGATCTGTATCGCAAAAAAACGCACCCCTTATTTTACGGGTGCTTCTGACTTCTATATCGTATTGTTCCAAGACTTCTAATTCATACTCTCTCATATCCGCCCCCTGCACCATACAATTCCGACTCTGTTAAATGTATGATGCAAAGGTGAATGGTATGCTATTTTTTCAGCTTTTTCCTGACATATTTACACAGGTATTCCTTCGTGTTGCGCTCCGGCGCATCGATCACTTTTTCCAACAATTCATTTAAGGTATCTCCAAGTTCTTTGCCCGGTTCCATTCCAAGTTCCATCAGATCTCTTCCTGTCACCGCCAGATCCTTCAAGGTCACACATTCCTTATCTTTCAGGATCTGCTGATAGATTTCCTGCATATCCAAAATGTTCTGGATCTTTTTACTGCGCTGATAATTGCTCTGCGCTTTTACATCTGCCATCCGCACCTCCAGATACAGAGGAAACAGATCCACCCCGATCCGGTTCATGGCTCTTCGCACATTTCTCGGCGTTGCTGCCGCACGATAATCATGATAGCAGACCAGACGGGTCACCTGGCGCACGGTTTCATTATCAAACTTCAGTCTTCTCAGGACTTTTCTGGCAATCTCTTCGCTAACCAGGGCATGTCCTTCAAAATGATCCACGCCCTTCTCATCGGTAGTCTTCATAGACGGCTTGCCCATATCGTGGAACAGGATCGTAAACCGCAATACCTTATCTGCACGTATATTTTTCAACGCCTGCAGCGTATGCCGGTCCACATCGAAAATATGATGGCGGATGTTCTGATGCACTCCCACCATGGCATCCCACTCCGGAAGGATTACCTTTGTAATTCCCAGCTCACAGGCATCATTGATCAGCTCCGGATGATCTGACATCAAGAGTTTCGTCAGTTCCACCCGAATTCGTTCCGCACTGATCTTATTTAAGGTCGGTGCCAGCACCCGAATGGCTGCTGCCGTCTTGTCTTCAATCGGAAATGCAAGCTGCGCCGAAAAACGAACCGCCCGCAGAATCCGCAGTGCATCTTCCGAAAATCGCTCCATCGGATCTCCCACGCAGCGGATCAGATGTCCGTTCAGATCTTTCATTCCACCAAAAGGATCCACCAACCGGTCCGTATCATTATACGCCATGGCATTGATGGTAAAATCCCGTCGTTTCAAGTCTTCTGTCAGACTTCTGGTAAACGTCACTTCCTTCGGATGCCGGCCATCTTCATATTCTCCGTCCACCCGGTAAGTGGTGACCTCAAACCCTTCTTTTCCAAGCATGACCGTTACAGTTCCATGCTCAATCCCCGTATCTACGGTACGGGAAAACAGTCGTTTTACTTCCTGCGGCGTAGCCGATGTGGTAATGTCCCAGTCCTGCGGTACTCTGCCCAGAATGGAGTCCCGCACACAGCCTCCCACGATATATGCTTCATATCCATGTAATATGAGATTTTCAAGAATCATACTTACCTTTGCAGGCAATGGTATCTTCATAGGGTATCCAAGACCTCCCTTTCTCTCTTTTGACAACTAAATATTATAACCTGTCTTTCCTGTTTCCTCAACCATTTCAGGGCAGATTTCAGCCGGTTGTCGTCATAACAGGCAAAGGTTTCATCCAAAATCAAAGGAAAATCCGCCGGCAGTAACACCTTTGCCGCAGCCATTCGAAATGCAAAATATGCCTGCTGCGCCGTCCCTTCGCTGACCTGATACAACCGTAATATCCGATGTTCATCATACAGTCTCAGTTCTCCATTTTCTTCCAGGCGAAGTGTCGGATAAGCTCCATTTGTAATCTCACACAGGATTTCCGATGCAGACTGCTGAAATTCCGTCCGAAAATCTCTTGCCGTCTCTCTCGCAATCTCCATCATCCGTTCTGCTGCCAGATCCAGCGCGCGGATCTGCTGCATCTGATTCTTTTCACGCTCTGTACGGTCCAGCAATTCTTCTTCCTCTTCCCGAAGATTCTCCAGTTCTCTGGAAAGTTCCCGAATCTCCTGAGTTAATTCTTCAGATTTCCAGTGCAGACGCTTTCGCTGTTCCTCTGTCACTGCTGCCTTTTCCCGATCCTGCCAGCGTATCTCAACTTCGCCTTTTTCTCTTCGAAACCTCAGATTTCTTTCCTGTTCTTCCTTTTTCTTATGCAACCACAAAATCAGGCAGCCCACTCCTGCTGCCACTGACAGAATCATCCCCGGAATCCGAAGGGCAAACAGATCTGTCACTGCCAGAATTATTCCGACCAGACACAGACATAAAAATACAATGATTACTCCTAAACCACCGGCCCGATTCCTGTTTCTTATCGTTTCATGATCTTCCTTCCGATTTTGACTCTGTGATTCCTCCTGATTTTTCTGATAAAGTTCTTCCCTGATTTGTCGATTACACTCCTCTTGCTCTCTTTGTTTCCGTTCTTCCCGCGCT
This window of the Mediterraneibacter butyricigenes genome carries:
- the ftsH gene encoding ATP-dependent zinc metalloprotease FtsH; translated protein: MNKNRNYKGTSGLTLLMFVALAFFVFWFTNRVQVRGNTISYQSFVKAVEKDQVTDVSISQNKEVPTGVLTISMDGDDTIYTVNVSDVKEAEKVLEDAKIDYELENVPQETWFSQTLAPTLIMLLGVALLFMLMNRQGGGANAKAMSFGKSRARMSTDQDKRVTFENVAGLKEEKEQLEEIVDFLKAPQKYIQVGARIPKGVLLEGPPGTGKTLLAKAVAGEAGVPFFTISGSDFVEMFVGVGASRVRDLFQDAKKNAPCIIFIDEIDAVARRRGSGLGGGHDEREQTLNQLLVEMDGFGVNEGIIVMAATNRKDILDPAILRPGRFDRDVIVGRPDVQGREEILAVHAKNKPLADDVDLKQIAQTTAGFTGADLENLLNEAAIVAAKENRVFIKQSDIRHAFVKVGIGTEKKSRIVSEKERRITAYHEAGHAILFHLLPDVGPVYSVSIVPTGGAGGYTMPLPEKDEMFNTKGKMLQEITVSLGGRVAEEEVFDDITTGASQDIKQATAIAKSMVTKFGMSEELGLVNYDNDSDEVFIGRDFGHTSRGYGESVAGTIDQEVKRIIDECYAKAKALLKEYDPVLQACAKVLLEKEKINREEFEALFDAYPVNNADAQADGAAQTEANADGETAAEQPEEQA
- the hpt gene encoding hypoxanthine phosphoribosyltransferase, which gives rise to MAEKIRVLVSEEDVDRRIEELGKQISEDYAGKQVHLICVLKGGVFFLCELAKRITIPVSLDFMSVGSYGDGTQSSGIVKITKDLDESLEGKEVLVVEDIIDSGNTLYYLLDVLKKRGPKSMHLCTLLDKPDRREKDVKVDYVGFEIPDEFVVGYGLDYAQKYRNLPYIGVVEGLE
- the tilS gene encoding tRNA lysidine(34) synthetase TilS, which gives rise to MKTENLYQKVKTFSKTWQLFRSGDRLVAGISGGADSVCLLFVLKNLCEELGMELIAVHVNHGIRGEEAMEDQRFVENLCERLGVKIRICSGKVPELAKAEKLSEEEAGRIFRRQCFEKICKEEKADKIVLAHHRDDNAETFLFHLSRGSGLKGAGGMRPVNGSYVRPLLGVGRKEIESWLEEQHISWRTDSTNLEDEYTRNRIRHQILPTLETQVNAKASEHIGAWMEQMWSLQDYVEQEVTAHMEACVERVPDFSENVNGQNGEIPDGRTLSEKYEIRKEIRLRKAPLYRLHPYLRQSLVRKVLAEQAGREKDLEAVHVQQILELFERQSGRRIDLPYNLEAIRDYEGVKIRKKLWNKSIYSENTGLKKMEREGEKQKNQEATKSDGDKKKGNCILQIPGRTAFPGAKAEIICKIIEKNHGFSPEQLPQTPYTKWFDYDIMNCNLEIRFREPGDYLVVDDSGHRQKLKSFFINEKIPAEQRSGILLVAAGKEILWIPGYRRGDSYRVKEETKKILQIELRKTEDKQNGREN
- a CDS encoding SpoIIE family protein phosphatase is translated as MEEEQVLHASPYVVQIEKYANSLKQLSSTFLELEDKKNKFTSEEIERMFQHVKETVCEQCEKCQWCWGENFVHTYQMGYEILSAVESYGSELNVETKRKLQQRCVMAPRFLRRTLEVFRNAKQNMLWQNRMIQSRKGCAIQMDTFADMIRTTARELEDSIYEEERMEKKLTTRLRKEKVRVLSLTFFLTKDGKHKIQMIVRMMDKTCMMVREMAKIVSQTFGHRMVPAYGQRQVVGKDYATLIFEEGPAFYTMQGVAKIGKGCSQISGDSFSMMELPGGQKSAVLSDGMGAGEKAKKESQMVLDLLEELLEAGFPPKTAIQMINTTLVMGREEIHFSTIDMSIFDLYTGTCEIIKAGASSTFIRREDQVEHLTSTSLPIGVLHTIEIDSTKRILGDGDFLIMVTDGVMDALPVGEQDLILEMMIQGTAKQNPKEMAHYILEQVLSWNGEAPLDDMTVLVVGIWEV
- a CDS encoding FtsB family cell division protein — translated: MNKRTSSGRRKRRSARQFKRTVVLVSTVLLLMTGMMAFRSMTLQAKNNEYKSQEAELNQEIEKEKERSSEVEEYQEYVQSDEYVKDVAREKLGLVDPDEIVFEPAE